From the genome of Geminocystis herdmanii PCC 6308, one region includes:
- the dndE gene encoding DNA sulfur modification protein DndE, translating to MLSTIERIKLSKKGKDQLVKLKRITKVDNWNVLCRWAFCRSLAEIHKPAPYPIPADSNLEMSWQTFGGDLADILFLALKHRCVQDGFDTSPETLNNQFRLHLHRGIGYLVGNPNLSKLEDLLELEIRD from the coding sequence ATGTTATCCACCATAGAAAGAATCAAATTATCAAAGAAAGGAAAAGATCAATTAGTGAAACTCAAACGAATCACTAAAGTTGACAACTGGAATGTATTATGTCGTTGGGCATTTTGTCGATCGTTAGCAGAAATTCATAAACCAGCACCCTATCCCATTCCCGCCGATAGTAATTTAGAAATGAGTTGGCAAACCTTCGGCGGTGATTTAGCTGATATTTTGTTTCTAGCTTTAAAACATAGATGCGTTCAAGACGGTTTTGATACAAGTCCAGAAACTCTCAATAATCAATTTAGGCTACATCTTCATCGAGGTATCGGTTATCTGGTGGGTAATCCCAATCTATCAAAACTAGAAGACTTATTAGAATTAGAAATTCGTGATTGA
- a CDS encoding GNAT family N-acetyltransferase — MNTSTLTKSPLKIRAIQYRDLNAISSLLQQRLSIEFNNRQATLLEKIQKYQSFYGLLELSKLLPLNNDFYIYVAEKDQQIQGVIQVAPFNHTRSTWRVEQVLINYNTSISHLLIGNRSIGSQLLRHCFEKIWEARTWVLEVNVNEKNTLGLYRENGFQPLAQITHWRCPWEILQKLAQQEPNLPNLLSVSNADAKLLYQLDCVSMPPILRQVFDRHIEDFKLGLGRFILQKIQGWLNHTSEISAYVFEPQRKAAIGYFKLYLCKDGSKPHEAVLTVHPAYTWLYPKLISQMATVIQGLPPQSLLVSSSDYQPEREEYLEKLGAERVDQNLLMSRSVWHKLREAKPLESLNLPEVLNGLKPVHTPIPTPWIKSWLESTYNSSSLTNHPDSNNSQE; from the coding sequence ATGAATACTTCTACTTTAACTAAATCGCCTTTAAAAATTCGTGCTATACAATATCGAGACTTAAATGCTATTTCTAGCTTATTACAACAACGTTTGTCGATCGAATTTAATAATCGTCAAGCAACCTTATTAGAGAAAATACAAAAATATCAAAGTTTTTACGGATTGTTAGAGTTATCAAAGTTATTACCGTTAAACAATGATTTTTATATCTATGTAGCGGAAAAAGATCAACAAATACAAGGTGTAATTCAAGTCGCTCCTTTTAATCATACTCGCAGTACATGGAGAGTAGAACAAGTTTTAATTAACTATAATACCTCTATAAGTCATTTACTTATCGGTAATCGTAGCATCGGCTCACAACTTCTCAGACATTGTTTTGAGAAAATATGGGAAGCTAGAACATGGGTACTAGAAGTTAATGTCAATGAAAAAAACACGTTGGGATTATATAGAGAGAACGGTTTTCAACCTTTAGCACAAATAACCCATTGGCGTTGTCCATGGGAAATATTACAAAAATTAGCACAACAAGAACCTAACTTACCGAATTTGTTGTCTGTTAGTAATGCTGATGCAAAATTACTCTATCAATTGGATTGTGTCTCTATGCCTCCCATATTACGACAAGTGTTCGATCGACATATAGAAGACTTTAAACTAGGATTGGGACGTTTCATTCTGCAAAAAATACAAGGATGGTTGAATCATACCTCAGAAATTAGTGCCTATGTATTTGAACCTCAAAGAAAAGCTGCCATTGGCTATTTTAAATTATATCTGTGTAAAGACGGCAGTAAACCCCATGAAGCAGTTTTAACGGTACATCCTGCCTATACATGGCTTTATCCTAAACTTATTAGTCAAATGGCAACGGTAATTCAAGGTTTACCCCCTCAATCTCTGTTGGTTTCTTCCTCTGACTATCAACCTGAAAGAGAGGAATATTTAGAGAAATTAGGGGCGGAAAGGGTAGATCAAAATTTACTCATGTCTCGATCGGTATGGCATAAACTTAGAGAGGCGAAACCCTTAGAATCTTTAAACCTTCCTGAAGTCTTAAATGGCTTAAAACCGGTGCATACTCCTATCCCTACCCCTTGGATAAAATCGTGGTTAGAAAGTACTTATAATTCTTCTTCTTTAACTAATCATCCAGACTCGAACAATTCTCAGGAGTAA
- a CDS encoding succinate dehydrogenase/fumarate reductase iron-sulfur subunit, which produces MKVSFKILRQNANLSPQFQSYTLDVNPTSTILDCLNQIKWEVDGSLTYRKNCRNTICGSCAMKINGRSSLACKENVAGELKKINASGGESIPEIVISPLNNLPVIKDLVVDMTNFWQDLESIEPYISTNARQVPEKEFLQTPQERELLEQTGNCIMCGACYSECNAKEVNPEFAGPHALAKSYRWLTDSRDSNSEHRLEQYNSVDRGVWGCTRCLMCNEVCPMDVAPLDQISKIKGEILAQKDINDSRAVRHRKVLIDLVKDGGWIDERKFGLMVMGNYFRDIKGLLSIMPLGLRLLSSGKFPVSFEPSEGTTEVRSIISAVQISK; this is translated from the coding sequence ATGAAAGTTTCCTTTAAAATTCTCCGTCAAAATGCTAATTTATCTCCTCAATTTCAGTCCTACACTTTAGATGTTAATCCCACTAGCACCATTTTAGACTGTTTAAATCAGATTAAATGGGAAGTTGATGGTAGTTTGACCTATCGTAAAAATTGTCGCAATACTATCTGTGGAAGTTGTGCCATGAAAATCAATGGTCGATCGAGTTTAGCCTGTAAAGAAAATGTAGCTGGTGAATTAAAAAAAATTAATGCCTCTGGGGGGGAATCTATCCCAGAAATTGTCATTTCTCCTCTGAATAATTTACCTGTAATTAAAGATTTAGTGGTGGATATGACTAATTTTTGGCAAGATTTAGAATCGATCGAACCTTATATTAGTACTAATGCGAGACAAGTTCCCGAAAAAGAATTTTTACAAACCCCTCAAGAAAGAGAATTATTAGAACAAACGGGTAATTGTATTATGTGTGGTGCTTGTTATTCTGAATGTAACGCCAAAGAAGTTAATCCAGAATTTGCAGGACCTCATGCCTTAGCAAAAAGTTATCGTTGGTTAACGGATTCGAGGGATAGCAATTCCGAACACAGACTAGAACAATATAATAGTGTCGATCGAGGAGTATGGGGGTGTACTCGTTGTTTGATGTGCAATGAAGTTTGTCCCATGGATGTTGCTCCTTTAGATCAAATTAGTAAAATTAAAGGAGAAATTCTTGCCCAAAAAGATATTAACGATAGTCGAGCGGTGCGTCATCGTAAAGTATTAATCGATTTAGTTAAAGATGGCGGTTGGATTGATGAACGTAAATTTGGTTTAATGGTCATGGGGAATTATTTTCGAGATATAAAAGGCTTATTAAGTATCATGCCTTTAGGCTTACGGCTGTTATCTTCAGGTAAATTTCCTGTTTCTTTCGAGCCGTCAGAAGGTACTACAGAAGTTCGATCGATCATTTCCGCCGTTCAAATTAGTAAATAA
- a CDS encoding DUF4258 domain-containing protein, which produces MYEEILKKIKSKIQTLDYVVTIHAEEEISNDYLSIYDVENGIKTGKIVERQPDKITGEYKYRIRGYSLDNEMIETIVKFSLTDKIVIITVYAL; this is translated from the coding sequence ATGTACGAAGAAATTTTAAAGAAAATTAAATCAAAAATTCAAACTTTAGATTATGTTGTTACTATTCATGCTGAAGAAGAAATAAGCAATGATTATTTAAGTATTTATGATGTAGAAAATGGGATTAAAACAGGGAAAATTGTCGAGCGTCAACCTGATAAAATAACAGGAGAGTATAAGTATCGTATTCGTGGTTATAGCCTTGACAATGAAATGATCGAAACTATTGTCAAATTTAGTTTGACAGATAAAATTGTTATCATTACAGTATATGCACTATAA
- the atpE gene encoding ATP synthase F0 subunit C translates to MDPLVAAASVIAAALAVGLGAIGPGIGQGNAAGQAVEGIARQPEAEGKIRATLLLSLAFMEALTIYGLVVALVLLFANPFS, encoded by the coding sequence ATGGATCCATTAGTCGCTGCTGCCTCCGTCATCGCCGCTGCTTTAGCTGTAGGTTTAGGAGCTATCGGACCTGGTATTGGTCAAGGTAACGCTGCTGGTCAAGCAGTAGAAGGTATTGCACGTCAGCCCGAAGCTGAAGGAAAAATCCGCGCTACTTTACTTCTTAGTTTAGCGTTCATGGAAGCGTTAACCATTTACGGTTTAGTTGTTGCATTAGTATTATTATTTGCCAATCCTTTCTCCTAA
- a CDS encoding CPBP family intramembrane glutamic endopeptidase gives MVNIAGDSVIAFFNNSHSMIKIILFLIIWAVIWFPIAIPLARLVKWQIAAPISNTQKLTFIISLYSLLPILTWALLKVEDIPIAKIGLIFQGSFFKSILLGYGLGILSILLVDGVQLLAGWLKFQLPDDNTPNLWANLPLLLFISLFISSIEELVFRGIFVHFLEVDFSWLWTAIISSAIFALLHLIWEQKNTLPQLPGLFLMGLVLFYARILNNYTIALSIGLHGGWVFILASVDTFNLYTYNPEVKSWLIGKKDQPLGSVAGLMVLLITTLLLINLPAIF, from the coding sequence ATGGTAAATATTGCAGGTGACTCAGTAATTGCTTTTTTTAATAATTCCCATTCAATGATAAAAATTATTTTATTCTTGATAATATGGGCGGTTATCTGGTTTCCCATCGCAATTCCCCTCGCAAGGTTAGTTAAATGGCAAATAGCCGCACCAATTTCCAACACACAAAAACTAACTTTTATTATCTCCCTCTACTCTTTATTGCCGATTCTGACTTGGGCATTATTAAAGGTAGAGGACATTCCCATCGCAAAAATAGGATTGATTTTTCAAGGTAGCTTTTTTAAGTCTATCCTATTAGGCTATGGTTTGGGTATTTTATCTATTCTTTTAGTGGATGGAGTTCAGTTGTTAGCAGGATGGTTAAAGTTTCAGCTTCCTGATGATAATACTCCTAATCTCTGGGCTAATTTGCCCTTACTTTTATTTATCAGTCTTTTTATTAGTTCGATCGAAGAATTAGTATTTCGGGGCATTTTTGTTCATTTTCTCGAAGTCGATTTTTCTTGGTTATGGACTGCCATCATTTCTAGTGCTATCTTTGCATTGTTACACTTAATTTGGGAACAAAAAAATACATTACCTCAGTTACCCGGATTATTTCTCATGGGTTTAGTGCTTTTTTACGCTCGTATCCTCAACAATTATACGATCGCACTATCTATCGGACTTCATGGGGGATGGGTATTTATTTTGGCTTCCGTGGATACCTTTAATTTATATACCTACAATCCAGAGGTAAAAAGTTGGTTAATCGGCAAAAAAGATCAACCCCTCGGAAGTGTTGCAGGTTTAATGGTATTGTTGATAACAACTTTATTACTTATTAATCTTCCAGCAATCTTTTAA
- the ndhM gene encoding NAD(P)H-quinone oxidoreductase subunit M: MFIKCTTRHIRIYTAEIKNNELIPSNQVLTLDVDPDNEFNWEEVALQKVYRKFDDLVESYSGEDLTDYNLRRIGSDLEVLIRNLLNKGEISYNLNARVLNYSMGLPRVDAPESEGKYQLS; the protein is encoded by the coding sequence ATGTTTATCAAATGTACCACTCGTCATATTAGAATTTATACCGCAGAAATCAAAAATAACGAATTGATTCCCTCCAACCAAGTATTAACCCTTGATGTTGATCCTGATAATGAGTTTAATTGGGAAGAAGTTGCATTACAAAAAGTTTATCGTAAATTTGATGATTTAGTCGAGAGTTATAGCGGAGAAGACTTAACCGATTATAACTTACGCCGTATCGGTTCAGATTTAGAAGTATTAATTCGTAACCTCTTAAATAAAGGAGAAATTAGCTATAACCTTAACGCTAGAGTGCTTAATTATAGTATGGGTTTACCTAGGGTTGATGCACCAGAATCCGAAGGTAAATATCAGTTAAGTTAA
- a CDS encoding microcompartments protein, with translation MSVELRSYVYLDRLQPQHASYIGTVALGFLPLPGDASLWIEISPGIEINRITDIALKSAVVRPGVQFVERLYGLLEIHSSNQGETKTAGKAILDALGVSEKDCLKPEVVSSQIIRNIDPYQAQIINRNRRGQMLLAGETLYVLEVKPAAYAALAANEAEKSALINILSVQAVGSFGRVYLGGAERDIKAGAAAALEAIANVGGRILGDEIKE, from the coding sequence ATGAGTGTTGAACTCCGAAGTTACGTTTATTTAGATAGATTACAACCTCAACACGCTTCCTATATTGGTACGGTTGCATTAGGTTTTTTACCATTGCCGGGGGATGCTTCTCTCTGGATTGAGATTTCTCCGGGTATCGAAATTAATCGCATTACCGATATAGCCTTGAAATCTGCTGTCGTACGTCCCGGAGTTCAATTTGTAGAAAGGCTTTATGGTTTGTTAGAGATTCATTCTAGTAATCAAGGGGAAACGAAAACCGCAGGAAAAGCTATTTTAGATGCTTTGGGGGTGAGTGAAAAAGATTGTTTAAAACCTGAAGTAGTCTCTAGTCAAATTATTCGTAATATTGATCCTTATCAAGCACAAATTATTAACCGTAATCGTCGTGGGCAAATGTTGTTAGCGGGGGAGACGTTATACGTTTTAGAAGTAAAACCTGCGGCTTATGCGGCATTGGCTGCCAATGAGGCGGAAAAATCGGCTTTAATTAATATTCTATCAGTTCAAGCGGTGGGGAGTTTTGGTAGGGTATATTTAGGAGGCGCGGAAAGGGATATTAAAGCTGGTGCGGCGGCGGCTTTGGAGGCTATCGCTAATGTGGGGGGAAGGATTTTAGGGGATGAAATTAAAGAGTAA
- a CDS encoding ATP synthase subunit I encodes MINTESNPKTTIETSTEVENNEPVKKEDTMKEFYQLRNNLLIGTVSIGVAVFILVWCFYSLNTSLNYLLGACFSLVYVNMLAREVERVGTFKKKIGATRLAIFVGLIIIATQREQLQVIPVFLGFMTYKAAILFYILPSSLLGNLNKSEKKG; translated from the coding sequence GTGATTAATACCGAATCCAACCCCAAAACCACCATTGAAACATCAACAGAAGTTGAGAATAACGAACCCGTCAAAAAAGAAGACACCATGAAAGAGTTTTATCAACTCCGCAATAATCTTCTGATTGGAACTGTATCTATCGGTGTAGCGGTTTTTATTCTCGTATGGTGCTTTTATAGCCTCAATACAAGCCTTAATTACTTATTAGGAGCTTGTTTTAGCTTGGTGTATGTCAATATGTTGGCGAGGGAAGTAGAAAGGGTAGGCACATTCAAAAAAAAGATTGGTGCAACACGTCTAGCTATTTTTGTCGGTTTAATTATCATTGCCACCCAAAGGGAACAATTACAAGTCATACCCGTATTTCTCGGTTTTATGACTTACAAAGCCGCTATTCTTTTTTATATTTTACCCAGTAGTTTATTGGGGAATCTAAATAAATCAGAAAAAAAAGGCTAA
- a CDS encoding pentapeptide repeat-containing protein produces the protein MDNQEYWGNLIKNVDKWNQWRFYNQDVSIDLSGMSFSSYNLEGINLSNCNLTEANFIGANLRFADLSNADLTKTNLIGANLRLANLRNAILLNTFLSRSNLSEANLNHSTIVESDLSNAIFYETELGEALILKSNFTNAQLINTHLIKANLVLNNFENTVIKNADFRWVKSIKNNLLS, from the coding sequence ATGGATAATCAGGAATACTGGGGAAATTTAATCAAAAATGTGGACAAATGGAATCAATGGCGATTCTATAATCAGGATGTTTCGATCGATCTTTCGGGGATGAGTTTTAGTAGTTATAATCTGGAAGGGATTAATCTAAGTAATTGTAACTTGACGGAGGCGAATTTTATCGGTGCTAATTTACGATTTGCTGATTTAAGCAATGCTGACTTAACGAAAACTAATTTGATTGGTGCTAATTTACGGTTAGCTAATTTAAGAAATGCAATATTACTTAATACTTTTTTAAGTCGATCGAACTTGAGTGAAGCTAATCTTAATCATAGCACGATCGTAGAATCTGATTTAAGTAACGCTATTTTCTACGAAACAGAATTAGGAGAAGCGTTAATATTAAAAAGTAATTTTACGAATGCTCAACTGATTAATACCCATTTAATTAAAGCAAATTTAGTTTTAAATAACTTTGAGAATACTGTTATTAAAAATGCTGATTTTCGTTGGGTAAAAAGTATCAAAAATAATTTGCTGAGTTAA
- a CDS encoding nuclear transport factor 2 family protein has translation MNDYRLLVDRAIKACMEKNASRFSSLFTEDGEIILNQNLCFSKQEIEEVTHKYFVSLKYVKIETKYIIIERNKAFIQWSWSDFNLVNNQENSHDNVIVLDFKDNLIYRWREYKG, from the coding sequence ATGAATGATTATCGTTTATTAGTTGATAGGGCGATTAAAGCCTGTATGGAAAAAAATGCTTCGAGATTTTCTTCCTTATTTACGGAGGATGGAGAAATTATCTTAAATCAAAATTTATGTTTTTCTAAACAAGAAATTGAGGAAGTAACCCACAAATATTTTGTCAGTTTAAAATATGTTAAAATTGAGACTAAATATATTATAATTGAAAGAAATAAAGCCTTTATTCAATGGTCTTGGTCTGATTTTAATTTAGTTAATAATCAAGAAAATAGTCATGATAATGTTATTGTTTTAGACTTTAAAGATAATTTAATTTATCGTTGGCGAGAATATAAAGGATAA
- a CDS encoding leucyl aminopeptidase — protein MEIKISNISKLNWSGDALAIGFFADKVELTGDLKLLDQKLDGTISELIAETEFKGKSGTTSIERIGGKNALRKIILVGLGKEEDLTLDSFRQAGGSIARVAKQAKLKTLSIALNHDGYDNEILAQVISEGVILALHQDNRFKSDTENQKITLETIELLDLPASPQAIEKAEKIASGVILARELVNAPANALNPVTMAEMAENLASEYGLELTILEQEDCEKLGMGAFLGVAKASDLPPKFIHLVYKPQNTPKRKLAIVGKGLTFDSGGLNLKVSGSGIETMKMDMGGAAATFGAAKAIAQLKPDVEIHFISAVTENMISGKAMHPGDILIASNDKTIEVNNTDAEGRLTLADALVYTDKLGVDAMVDLATLTGACIVALGNDIAGLWTSDDDLATQLKASAQTAGEKFWQMPLETKYFEQMKSSIADMKNTGSRAGGSITAALFLQQFVKDTPWAHLDIAGPVWAEKPTAIDNEGGTGFAVRTLVNWALS, from the coding sequence ATGGAAATTAAAATTAGCAATATTTCTAAATTGAATTGGAGTGGTGACGCTTTAGCCATCGGATTTTTTGCCGACAAAGTAGAATTGACGGGGGATTTAAAATTATTAGATCAAAAATTAGATGGTACTATTAGTGAATTAATTGCTGAAACTGAGTTTAAAGGCAAATCTGGTACTACTTCGATCGAGCGTATAGGTGGCAAAAATGCTCTGCGCAAAATTATTTTAGTCGGTTTAGGTAAAGAAGAAGACCTCACCCTCGACTCTTTTCGTCAAGCAGGAGGAAGCATCGCTAGGGTAGCAAAACAAGCTAAGTTAAAAACCTTGTCGATCGCCCTTAACCATGATGGTTATGATAATGAGATACTTGCCCAAGTCATCAGCGAAGGAGTAATTTTAGCTTTACATCAAGACAACCGTTTCAAATCCGACACAGAAAATCAAAAAATCACCCTTGAAACGATAGAATTATTAGACTTACCTGCCTCTCCTCAAGCCATCGAAAAAGCGGAAAAAATTGCATCAGGAGTCATTTTAGCCAGAGAATTAGTCAACGCTCCTGCTAATGCCCTCAATCCTGTTACTATGGCAGAAATGGCTGAAAATTTAGCCTCAGAATACGGTTTAGAATTAACCATTTTAGAACAAGAAGACTGCGAAAAATTGGGCATGGGTGCATTTTTAGGGGTAGCCAAAGCCTCCGATTTACCCCCGAAATTTATCCATCTCGTCTATAAACCTCAAAACACTCCTAAACGCAAATTGGCAATAGTTGGTAAGGGTTTAACCTTCGATTCTGGTGGTTTAAACCTCAAGGTTAGTGGTAGCGGAATTGAAACCATGAAAATGGACATGGGAGGGGCGGCGGCGACTTTTGGCGCGGCGAAGGCGATCGCACAGTTGAAACCAGATGTAGAAATTCACTTTATCAGTGCCGTCACCGAAAACATGATTAGCGGTAAAGCAATGCACCCCGGAGACATTTTAATCGCCTCCAATGACAAAACGATCGAAGTCAACAACACCGATGCAGAAGGACGTTTAACCCTCGCTGATGCCCTTGTTTACACAGATAAATTAGGAGTTGATGCCATGGTGGATTTAGCAACCTTAACGGGGGCTTGTATCGTGGCTTTAGGTAACGACATCGCAGGATTATGGACATCTGACGATGATTTAGCGACTCAGTTAAAAGCCTCCGCCCAAACCGCAGGAGAAAAATTCTGGCAAATGCCCTTAGAAACCAAGTATTTTGAACAAATGAAGTCTTCGATCGCAGACATGAAAAATACAGGAAGTCGTGCAGGAGGCTCAATTACCGCCGCCCTATTCTTACAACAATTTGTCAAAGATACCCCCTGGGCGCATTTAGACATAGCTGGACCTGTTTGGGCGGAAAAACCTACCGCTATTGATAACGAAGGAGGCACTGGTTTCGCTGTGCGCACTCTTGTCAACTGGGCGTTAAGTTAA
- the atpB gene encoding F0F1 ATP synthase subunit A, protein MELANTINLLNSLNLAAIEVGEHFYWEIGKYKVHGQVFLVSWFVIGVLVVASIAATRNVQRIPTGFQNFMEYVLDFLRGLAKDQIGEKEYRPWVPFIGTLFLFIFVSNWSGALIPWKLIEIPEGELSAPTVDINTTVAFALLTSLAYFYAGISKKGLGYFADYAQPSPIMVPFRAIEDFTRPLSLSFRLFGNILADELAVGVLVLLVPLIVPLPLMILGLFTSAIQALIFATLAASYIGEAMESHGGEEHHD, encoded by the coding sequence ATGGAACTTGCAAATACAATAAACTTACTCAACTCTCTTAACTTAGCCGCCATCGAAGTAGGAGAACACTTCTACTGGGAAATCGGAAAATACAAAGTACACGGACAAGTATTTCTCGTTTCTTGGTTCGTTATCGGTGTTCTCGTTGTAGCTTCGATCGCAGCTACCCGAAATGTCCAAAGAATCCCCACAGGATTCCAAAACTTTATGGAATATGTGTTGGACTTCTTGCGCGGTTTAGCCAAAGATCAAATTGGCGAAAAAGAATATCGCCCTTGGGTTCCTTTTATCGGCACATTATTCTTATTTATATTTGTGTCTAACTGGTCAGGTGCGTTAATTCCTTGGAAGTTGATCGAAATCCCCGAAGGAGAATTGTCCGCTCCTACCGTTGACATCAACACCACCGTAGCATTTGCGTTATTAACATCTTTAGCTTATTTTTATGCAGGGATTAGCAAAAAAGGCTTAGGCTACTTTGCCGACTATGCTCAACCTTCCCCCATCATGGTGCCATTCCGTGCCATTGAAGACTTTACTCGCCCATTATCCCTAAGTTTCCGTTTATTCGGTAACATCTTAGCGGACGAATTAGCAGTAGGGGTATTGGTTTTATTAGTGCCTTTAATTGTACCCTTACCCTTGATGATCTTAGGTTTATTCACCAGTGCCATCCAAGCGTTAATTTTCGCTACCCTAGCCGCCTCCTACATCGGAGAAGCTATGGAAAGTCACGGCGGTGAAGAACATCACGATTAA
- a CDS encoding type II toxin-antitoxin system MqsA family antitoxin, translating into MKCDLCDSKKAKIRYISRSYGNDEELFVIENIPLISCPDCGESYFTAETMKKIEAIKQQKTSISVAKNILVAKFAS; encoded by the coding sequence ATGAAATGTGATCTTTGTGATTCAAAAAAAGCTAAAATTCGTTATATTTCTCGCAGTTATGGTAATGATGAAGAACTTTTTGTTATTGAAAATATACCTTTAATAAGTTGTCCAGATTGTGGAGAAAGTTATTTTACGGCTGAAACCATGAAAAAAATTGAGGCTATTAAACAACAGAAAACATCAATCTCTGTTGCTAAAAATATACTTGTAGCAAAATTTGCATCCTAA
- a CDS encoding AbrB family transcriptional regulator — protein MSAETPTPLVGKSLLQKVKELSAIPRRQRAKACGYYTLGKNGKERVNLTEFYDAVLAAKGVPLDPERTKDGRGREATFRVSVHRNGQIVIGSSYTQKMGLESGDEFEIKLGYKHIHLKQVGEDGVDFEDEE, from the coding sequence ATGAGTGCAGAAACACCAACTCCTTTAGTGGGAAAATCCTTATTACAAAAAGTAAAAGAGTTATCCGCTATTCCTCGTCGTCAAAGAGCAAAAGCCTGTGGTTATTATACCCTAGGAAAAAATGGTAAAGAAAGAGTGAATTTAACGGAATTTTATGATGCCGTTTTAGCCGCAAAAGGTGTTCCTCTCGATCCAGAAAGAACAAAAGATGGAAGAGGTAGAGAAGCTACTTTTCGTGTTAGTGTTCACCGTAATGGTCAAATTGTCATCGGTTCTAGTTATACTCAAAAAATGGGATTAGAATCAGGGGATGAATTTGAAATCAAATTAGGTTACAAGCACATTCATCTAAAACAAGTAGGGGAAGATGGAGTAGATTTTGAGGACGAAGAATAA
- a CDS encoding methyltransferase domain-containing protein: MNILLPLEGFFLLTVTGIIIYLLTPRRYQTTDSVATSYDEWTQDGILEFYWGEHIHLGYYGLPPRKKDFLQAKADFVHEMVKWGGLDKLPSGTTVLDVGCGIGGSSRILAKDYGFSVTGITISPQQVQRATELTPPDINAKFQVDNALSLSFSDNSFDVVWTVEAGPHMEDKALFAKELMRVLKPNGILVVADWNQRDDRTIPLNFWEKPVMKQLLDQWSHPAFSSIEGFAELLAETGLTKGEVITDDWTPQTLPSWLDSIWQGIAKPAGLVKFGVSGLIKSVREIPTILLMRLAFGSGLCRFGMFKAIKNDSK; the protein is encoded by the coding sequence ATGAATATTTTATTACCCCTAGAGGGTTTTTTTTTGCTAACCGTCACAGGAATTATCATCTATTTATTAACTCCTCGCCGTTATCAAACTACAGATTCTGTAGCCACTTCCTATGATGAATGGACTCAAGACGGTATCTTAGAATTTTATTGGGGGGAGCATATTCACTTAGGGTATTATGGTTTACCACCTCGCAAAAAAGACTTTTTACAAGCTAAGGCGGATTTTGTCCATGAAATGGTGAAATGGGGAGGCTTAGATAAGTTGCCTTCGGGTACAACGGTTTTAGATGTGGGTTGTGGTATTGGGGGCAGTAGTCGCATCTTAGCAAAAGACTATGGTTTTTCTGTTACAGGTATTACCATTAGCCCTCAACAAGTGCAAAGGGCAACGGAATTAACTCCTCCTGATATAAATGCAAAATTTCAAGTAGATAACGCCTTATCTTTGTCTTTTTCTGACAATAGTTTTGATGTGGTATGGACTGTTGAGGCGGGTCCACATATGGAAGATAAAGCCTTATTTGCTAAGGAATTAATGCGAGTGCTTAAACCTAATGGTATTCTAGTTGTCGCTGACTGGAATCAAAGGGACGATCGAACTATACCCTTAAATTTTTGGGAAAAACCCGTTATGAAACAATTATTAGACCAATGGTCACATCCTGCCTTTTCCAGTATAGAAGGCTTTGCGGAACTTTTAGCCGAAACAGGATTAACCAAAGGGGAAGTAATTACCGATGATTGGACACCACAAACCCTTCCTTCGTGGTTAGATTCCATCTGGCAAGGCATCGCCAAACCCGCAGGATTAGTTAAGTTTGGAGTATCAGGTTTGATTAAATCCGTGCGAGAAATTCCCACTATTTTGTTAATGCGCTTGGCGTTTGGTAGTGGGCTTTGTCGATTTGGGATGTTTAAAGCCATTAAAAATGACTCAAAATAA